One window from the genome of Malus domestica chromosome 01, GDT2T_hap1 encodes:
- the LOC114826064 gene encoding PLAT domain-containing protein 1 codes for MLCSTIKGSLYHSRLAQPSLPFFAKMASTNSVNGLFISFLLSLFLTLAFSDDPDCVYTAYVRTGSIIKAGTDSTVNLRLYDAYGYGIEIRNLEAWGGLMGPGYNYFERGNLDIFSGRGPCLRSSICALNLTSDGSGPNHGWYVNYVEVTSTGAHVPCNQQLFTIEQWLATDTSPYELTAVRNYCNSDIEGAEKRGRTEHRMIRSGSIGLVSTV; via the exons ATGTTATGTTCTACCATAAAAGGCTCCTTATACCACTCGCGGCTCGCCCAACCAAGTTTACCCTTCTTCGCAAAAATGGCATCCACCAACTCCGTCAACGGTCTCTTCATCTCCTTCctcctctccctcttcctcaCCCTCGCCTTCTCCGAC GACCCGGATTGCGTGTACACGGCGTACGTTAGGACGGGGTCGATCATAAAGGCTGGGACGGACTCCACCGTCAACCTCCGGCTGTACGACGCGTACGGATACGGCATCGAGATCAGGAACCTCGAAGCCTGGGGTGGCTTGATGGGCCCCGGCTACAACTACTTCGAGAGGGGCAATCTCGACATCTTCAGCGGGCGAGGTCCCTGCCTCCGGTCATCGATCTGCGCTCTCAACCTCACCTCGGACGGCTCCGGCCCCAACCACGGCTGGTACGTTAACTACGTCGAGGTGACCTCCACTGGGGCCCATGTTCCTTGCAATCAACAGCTATTCACCATCGAGCAGTGGCTCGCCACGGATACGTCGCCCTACGAGCTAACCGCCGTCAGGAACTACTGTAATTCCGACATCGAGGGTGCTGAGAAACGGGGACGTACTGAGCACCGGATGATCCGGTCCGGTTCGATCGGTTTGGTTTCTACTGTTTAA